A DNA window from Rhizobium jaguaris contains the following coding sequences:
- a CDS encoding glycoside hydrolase family 172 protein codes for MTDAGLSPLRGLAKLRKAKSRRFSSYDRTGGNDDRLHIEPGKTVVIAEHAGAGIVTHIWATLACESESFLRKIVIRAYWDGESEPSIEAPIGDFFCMGHARTKTYVSLPMQASPEDGKAFNCYLPMPFGSHMKFTITNEAEDDLLFYYYIDLELHDALEEGLGRLHAQYRQDRPKGADEHGLTNEQFLFGGETVDGKDNYTILDAVGHGHYIGVLFSVYSRRRSEIWDWYGEGDDMIFVDGEPGISVPDTVRKPDPRIGPKAALIDARPESVEGANDAWPPTLHGTGTEDYFNTAWCPTQDYSAPYHGIISAGGPNWTEPVTLYRWHIEDPIIFHKRIRVTIEHGHANRRSDDLSSVAFWYQAEPHKSFGKFPDVADRVPTFRRPYENWVAAAEKARVG; via the coding sequence ATGACCGATGCCGGCCTTTCGCCACTCAGGGGGCTTGCCAAATTGCGCAAGGCCAAGAGCCGCCGTTTTTCCAGCTATGACCGGACTGGCGGCAATGACGACCGACTGCATATCGAGCCTGGCAAGACGGTTGTGATCGCCGAACATGCAGGTGCCGGCATCGTCACCCATATCTGGGCGACGCTTGCCTGCGAAAGCGAGAGTTTCCTGCGCAAGATCGTCATCCGCGCCTATTGGGATGGTGAAAGCGAGCCCAGCATCGAAGCGCCGATCGGCGATTTCTTCTGCATGGGCCACGCGCGGACAAAGACCTATGTCAGCCTGCCGATGCAGGCGAGCCCCGAGGACGGCAAGGCCTTCAACTGCTATCTGCCGATGCCCTTCGGTTCACACATGAAGTTCACCATCACCAACGAGGCCGAAGACGATCTTTTGTTCTACTACTACATCGACCTCGAACTGCATGACGCCCTCGAGGAAGGCCTCGGGCGCCTGCATGCGCAATACCGGCAGGACCGGCCGAAGGGCGCGGACGAGCACGGCCTCACCAACGAACAGTTTCTGTTCGGCGGCGAAACGGTTGACGGCAAGGACAATTATACGATCCTCGATGCGGTCGGGCATGGCCACTATATCGGCGTGCTCTTCAGCGTCTATTCCCGTCGACGCTCCGAAATCTGGGATTGGTATGGCGAGGGCGACGACATGATTTTCGTTGACGGCGAGCCGGGAATCTCGGTTCCCGACACGGTTCGCAAGCCGGATCCACGCATCGGTCCGAAGGCGGCTTTGATCGACGCGCGCCCAGAATCGGTAGAAGGCGCCAACGATGCCTGGCCGCCGACCCTGCACGGCACCGGCACGGAAGATTATTTCAACACCGCCTGGTGCCCGACCCAGGATTACAGCGCCCCCTATCACGGCATCATTTCAGCCGGCGGGCCGAACTGGACCGAGCCGGTGACGCTCTACCGCTGGCATATCGAGGATCCGATTATCTTTCACAAGCGCATTCGCGTGACGATCGAACATGGCCATGCCAACCGCCGCTCCGACGATCTTTCCTCTGTGGCCTTCTGGTACCAGGCTGAGCCGCACAAGTCTTTCGGCAAATTTCCCGATGTCGCGGATAGGGTTCCCACCTTCCGGCGCCCCTACGAGAACTGGGTGGCAGCCGCGGAAAAGGCTAGGGTCGGATGA
- a CDS encoding ATP-binding protein, with protein sequence MTEDQNKLILAEVRRLADALERLAGPAPAVNDWNAADCFVWAPARLYLQPVARPNRVELALIRGVDHVRDILHENTLRFAEGFAANNVLLWGARGMGKSSLVKAVHEDVRRATGVSLKLVEVHREDISSLPVLLDILKDTPHRIIVFCDDLSFDHDDTAYKSLKAALDGGVEGRPDNVLFYATSNRRHLLPRNMMENEQSTAINPSEAVEEKVSLSDRFGLWLGFHKCSQEDYLLMIDGYADHFKLPLDRAQMHREALEWATTRGARSGRVAWQYIQDLAGRQRMVLERD encoded by the coding sequence GTGACCGAAGATCAAAACAAGCTGATCCTTGCGGAAGTTCGCCGCCTCGCCGACGCACTCGAACGCCTCGCCGGCCCGGCGCCGGCCGTCAACGATTGGAACGCGGCCGATTGCTTCGTCTGGGCGCCGGCTCGGCTCTATCTGCAGCCTGTCGCAAGGCCGAACCGCGTGGAACTGGCCCTGATCCGCGGCGTCGACCATGTGCGCGACATTCTCCACGAGAACACGTTGCGCTTCGCGGAAGGTTTCGCCGCCAATAACGTGTTGCTCTGGGGTGCGCGCGGCATGGGCAAGTCGTCGCTCGTCAAGGCCGTGCATGAGGATGTGCGCCGCGCCACCGGCGTCTCGCTGAAGCTGGTCGAAGTGCATCGTGAGGACATCTCCTCCTTGCCTGTGCTGCTCGATATCCTGAAAGATACGCCGCATCGCATCATCGTCTTCTGCGACGACCTTTCCTTCGATCACGACGACACCGCATACAAGTCGCTGAAGGCGGCACTGGACGGTGGTGTCGAGGGACGGCCAGACAACGTGCTGTTCTACGCCACATCGAACCGCCGCCACTTGCTGCCTCGGAATATGATGGAAAACGAGCAATCGACGGCGATCAACCCGTCGGAAGCCGTCGAGGAAAAGGTGTCGCTCTCCGACCGCTTCGGCCTATGGCTCGGCTTCCACAAGTGCAGCCAGGAAGACTATCTGCTGATGATCGACGGCTATGCCGATCACTTCAAGCTCCCCCTCGATCGCGCCCAGATGCACCGCGAGGCGCTGGAATGGGCGACGACACGCGGCGCCCGGTCCGGACGCGTGGCGTGGCAATATATCCAGGATCTGGCCGGGCGGCAGCGAATGGTGCTGGAGCGGGATTGA
- the yajC gene encoding preprotein translocase subunit YajC, which produces MFITNAYAQSATDSAAGVFGGSGFEMIILFVPLMVVWYFLLIRPQRTQAKKREEVLKNIRRGDQIVTGGGIVGKVTKVVDDKELEVEIAEGVRIRVVRSAISEVRVKGEPVKADAA; this is translated from the coding sequence ATGTTTATCACCAACGCATATGCGCAGAGCGCGACAGATTCAGCCGCAGGCGTCTTCGGCGGTTCCGGCTTTGAAATGATCATCCTGTTTGTGCCGCTGATGGTGGTTTGGTATTTCCTTCTTATTCGCCCGCAGCGTACGCAGGCTAAGAAGCGTGAGGAAGTCCTGAAGAACATCCGTCGCGGCGACCAGATCGTCACCGGCGGCGGTATCGTCGGCAAGGTTACCAAGGTCGTCGACGACAAGGAACTGGAAGTCGAAATCGCCGAAGGCGTCCGCATCCGCGTCGTTCGCAGCGCTATCTCGGAAGTGCGCGTTAAGGGCGAGCCGGTCAAGGCTGACGCAGCGTAA
- the secDF gene encoding protein translocase subunit SecDF gives MLHVSWWKTVLIWFAVLLSVLLAVPNLLSDQQLSAFPAWFTQRKIELGLDLQGGSHIMLKIERGDVIRDRLETVVGDISARLRTVNIGYSGLTGTGQKIQLRINDPAQVQAAMNALKPITSANGRPGAVLSQGDNGAIAIDISDAGINERVSAAMTRSLKVIRNRIAQLGVGEPLIRRQGADRVVIQVPGLPDPQRLKNLLNQPAQLSFRLVDQSMQVQDAMNGRPPAGSEVLFSEDDPPAGYLVQKQPLLSNIDFADAVAVSNTQNNDGNISVKLTPEAASRFAQATAANLGKNVVVVLDDQVLSAAALKTAITTGDIDIPGDFTAQGAQDLAVMLKSGPLPATLTTVEERTIKPGLGNETMRSGITACIVASIFVAALMIGFYGLLGVAATIALVINIIMVLAIMGLFGITLTLPGIAAIVLIIGIALDANVLIYERVREEEKKTHLLVDALRHGFNRAVATVADANLTVLIVAAILFYVSSGAVRGFAATLITGVFTTFFTACFVTRSLVDAWISHRKPRVLLAGVRSGIFDGANIRFMGIRRYTFTVSAALSIATLLAFATIGMHLGIDFTGGSIIEVRAKQGVADPANIQSRLQNVVPGDVQVDRLDDRLSAVIRVHAQQGGENAEQSAVTLVRDELGKEYDFSRVEVVGPAVSGEISTTASFAVLAALAAILIYIWLRFEWQFAVGAIVATLHDVILTLGLFVLTGMEFNMTGIAALLTIVGYSLNDTVVVYDRMRENLRRYSKMPLPILIDASINQTLSRTVLTSATTLLALLALYIFGGEVIRSFTFVLLFGVAVGTFSSIYIAAPVLIVFKLRPDKFQAGGENKGQAGGDVQSGKPAV, from the coding sequence ATGCTGCACGTCTCCTGGTGGAAGACCGTCCTAATCTGGTTCGCCGTTCTCTTGAGCGTACTCCTTGCCGTGCCCAATCTGCTCAGCGATCAGCAGCTTTCCGCCTTTCCAGCCTGGTTTACGCAACGGAAAATCGAGCTTGGGCTCGATCTTCAGGGCGGCTCGCATATCATGCTCAAGATCGAGCGTGGCGATGTGATCAGAGACCGGCTGGAGACGGTAGTCGGTGACATCAGCGCCAGGTTGCGCACGGTCAATATCGGCTATTCAGGTCTGACAGGCACCGGCCAGAAGATCCAGCTCCGCATCAACGATCCGGCGCAGGTGCAGGCCGCGATGAATGCCCTGAAACCGATCACCAGTGCCAACGGCAGGCCCGGAGCGGTCCTGTCGCAGGGTGATAATGGCGCTATTGCGATCGATATCAGCGACGCCGGCATAAATGAGCGCGTTTCCGCAGCCATGACACGGTCGCTCAAAGTCATCCGCAACCGCATCGCTCAGTTGGGCGTCGGCGAACCGCTCATTCGCCGGCAGGGGGCGGACCGTGTCGTCATCCAGGTGCCGGGCCTTCCCGATCCACAGCGCCTTAAGAACCTTCTGAACCAGCCTGCGCAGCTCAGCTTCCGCCTCGTGGATCAATCTATGCAGGTGCAGGACGCCATGAACGGCCGTCCACCCGCCGGTTCGGAGGTCCTGTTCTCGGAAGATGACCCGCCTGCCGGTTACCTCGTTCAGAAGCAACCTCTCCTCTCGAATATCGACTTTGCCGACGCCGTAGCGGTATCCAATACTCAAAACAATGATGGCAATATCTCCGTCAAACTGACGCCGGAGGCGGCCAGCCGTTTCGCACAGGCGACCGCGGCCAATCTCGGCAAGAACGTCGTGGTGGTGCTTGACGATCAGGTTCTTTCGGCCGCTGCATTGAAGACAGCAATTACCACTGGCGATATCGATATCCCAGGTGATTTCACCGCGCAGGGCGCACAGGATTTGGCCGTCATGCTGAAGTCCGGCCCGCTGCCGGCGACACTGACGACGGTCGAAGAACGGACCATCAAGCCCGGGCTCGGTAATGAAACGATGCGCTCCGGCATCACTGCCTGCATTGTCGCCTCCATCTTTGTCGCCGCGCTGATGATCGGCTTCTACGGGCTGCTCGGTGTCGCCGCGACGATCGCGCTTGTCATCAATATCATAATGGTTCTGGCAATCATGGGGCTGTTCGGCATTACCCTGACCCTGCCGGGGATTGCCGCCATCGTCCTCATCATCGGCATCGCGCTCGACGCCAATGTTTTGATCTACGAGCGCGTCCGGGAAGAGGAAAAGAAGACGCATCTCCTCGTCGATGCGCTGCGCCACGGCTTCAACAGGGCGGTCGCAACCGTTGCCGACGCCAATCTGACGGTGCTCATCGTTGCCGCCATCCTTTTCTATGTCAGCAGCGGCGCGGTTCGTGGCTTTGCCGCAACGTTGATAACCGGCGTTTTCACCACCTTCTTTACGGCTTGCTTCGTCACGCGTTCACTCGTCGACGCCTGGATTTCGCATCGCAAACCGCGCGTGCTGCTGGCGGGTGTGCGAAGCGGCATCTTCGACGGCGCAAATATCCGTTTCATGGGCATCCGCCGCTATACGTTTACGGTGTCGGCGGCGTTGTCGATAGCAACTCTGCTTGCCTTCGCGACGATCGGCATGCATCTCGGTATCGATTTCACCGGCGGCTCGATCATCGAGGTTCGCGCCAAGCAGGGCGTTGCCGATCCGGCCAATATTCAATCACGCCTGCAGAACGTCGTTCCGGGCGATGTGCAGGTCGATCGGTTGGACGATCGACTAAGCGCCGTGATCCGGGTGCATGCACAGCAGGGCGGCGAGAATGCCGAACAATCCGCCGTGACCCTCGTGCGCGACGAGCTAGGCAAGGAGTACGATTTCTCCCGTGTCGAGGTCGTCGGCCCGGCAGTCTCCGGCGAGATCAGCACGACGGCCTCGTTCGCCGTTCTGGCGGCGCTGGCAGCGATCCTCATCTATATCTGGCTGCGTTTCGAATGGCAGTTTGCAGTCGGCGCGATCGTCGCGACGCTGCATGACGTCATCCTGACGCTTGGCCTTTTCGTGCTGACCGGCATGGAATTCAACATGACGGGCATTGCCGCCCTTTTGACCATCGTCGGCTATTCGCTGAACGACACGGTCGTCGTCTATGACCGGATGCGCGAAAATCTGCGGCGCTATTCGAAGATGCCGTTGCCGATCCTGATCGATGCTTCGATCAATCAGACGCTGTCGCGCACGGTCCTAACCTCCGCGACGACTTTGCTGGCGCTCCTCGCGCTGTATATATTCGGCGGCGAGGTGATTCGCTCCTTCACCTTCGTCCTGCTCTTTGGCGTCGCGGTCGGCACTTTCTCGTCGATCTATATCGCGGCACCGGTCCTGATCGTCTTCAAGCTGCGCCCGGACAAATTCCAGGCTGGTGGCGAAAATAAGGGACAGGCAGGGGGCGACGTACAATCAGGCAAACCAGCGGTGTGA
- a CDS encoding Mth938-like domain-containing protein, giving the protein MAKGIEIRNAHFPGRAPIDAYGNGGFRFADMSHRGSLLCLPSGIYGWDMTLEDALTPAHFQKVLEEAAEIEVLLVGTGMDLRPLPSELKAALRAKQISSDAMSTGAAVRTFNIMLSESRAVAAALIAV; this is encoded by the coding sequence GTGGCAAAAGGCATAGAAATACGGAACGCGCATTTTCCCGGCCGCGCACCGATCGACGCATATGGCAATGGCGGCTTTCGATTTGCCGACATGTCGCATCGCGGCTCGCTGCTATGCCTGCCCTCTGGCATTTATGGCTGGGACATGACGCTGGAGGACGCGCTGACGCCGGCGCATTTTCAGAAAGTGCTCGAAGAGGCGGCCGAGATCGAAGTATTGCTGGTCGGCACCGGCATGGACCTCCGGCCATTACCCTCGGAGCTCAAAGCGGCGCTGCGCGCCAAGCAGATTTCTTCCGATGCGATGAGCACGGGTGCGGCGGTGCGCACATTCAACATCATGCTGTCCGAGTCGCGCGCCGTGGCCGCGGCGCTGATCGCCGTTTGA
- a CDS encoding phytoene/squalene synthase family protein, with protein MTTGAAPRSNQDLCLATLRDTDRDRYLACLLAPEDRRGALAALYAFNAELARIRDLVHEPLPGEVRMQYWRDLLEGQAHGSSAANPIAAELLAAIELHRLPRQTLIDMIDARILDLYDDPMETRGTLEGYAGETASALIQLASLVLSPEDAPRSADAAGHAGVAQAIAGLLLLMPLHRRRGQLYLPLEILTATGLDRDSFLEGKDTARISAAIEAFAGLGREHLAKARSAGNISPRVFPAFVPVVLAEPVLKRAQTLGAKVFERSVLQPQWRRQMRMARASMSKKI; from the coding sequence ATGACGACAGGAGCTGCGCCCCGTAGCAACCAGGATCTTTGCCTGGCGACGCTTCGCGACACCGATCGCGACCGTTATCTCGCCTGCTTGCTGGCGCCGGAGGATAGGCGCGGCGCCCTAGCGGCACTTTATGCCTTCAATGCCGAGCTGGCGCGCATTCGCGATCTCGTCCATGAGCCCTTGCCGGGCGAAGTGCGCATGCAATATTGGCGTGATCTGCTTGAAGGGCAGGCGCATGGATCGAGTGCTGCCAATCCCATCGCCGCCGAACTGCTTGCCGCGATTGAGTTGCATCGGCTGCCACGTCAAACACTGATCGATATGATCGATGCACGTATCTTAGATCTCTACGACGATCCGATGGAAACACGCGGTACGCTGGAAGGCTATGCCGGCGAGACCGCGTCGGCGCTGATCCAGCTTGCAAGCCTTGTGCTGTCGCCGGAGGATGCCCCTCGCTCAGCCGACGCCGCCGGCCATGCCGGCGTGGCGCAGGCGATTGCCGGGCTCTTGTTACTCATGCCGTTACATCGCCGCCGCGGTCAGCTTTATCTGCCGCTGGAGATTCTGACGGCGACGGGCCTTGACCGCGATAGCTTCCTAGAGGGCAAGGATACGGCACGGATTTCCGCCGCCATCGAGGCTTTCGCTGGCCTCGGTCGCGAACACCTGGCGAAGGCTAGGTCTGCCGGCAATATCTCGCCAAGGGTATTTCCGGCTTTCGTGCCGGTCGTTCTGGCAGAGCCTGTGCTGAAACGCGCACAGACCCTGGGTGCCAAGGTGTTCGAGCGGTCTGTCCTCCAGCCGCAGTGGCGCCGGCAGATGCGCATGGCGCGAGCCTCGATGTCCAAGAAAATCTGA
- a CDS encoding DUF1127 domain-containing protein, translating into MNPIRIAKNWISYRRTLNELGNLSAQTLSDIGVSRYEIRNIASRSFR; encoded by the coding sequence ATGAACCCGATTCGCATCGCCAAGAACTGGATTAGCTATCGCCGCACCCTGAACGAGCTCGGCAACCTTTCCGCCCAGACCCTGTCGGATATCGGCGTTAGCCGCTACGAAATCCGCAATATCGCTTCCCGCTCTTTCCGTTAA
- a CDS encoding DUF1127 domain-containing protein, translating into MNLTRSFNNWRKYRQTVTELGRMSTRELHDLGIDRSDIHRVAREATGR; encoded by the coding sequence ATGAACCTGACCCGCTCTTTCAACAACTGGCGCAAGTATCGTCAGACCGTTACCGAACTTGGCCGTATGAGCACCCGCGAACTGCACGACCTCGGTATCGATCGCTCGGACATCCATCGCGTAGCTCGCGAAGCCACCGGCCGCTAA